One genomic region from Evansella sp. LMS18 encodes:
- a CDS encoding DUF4212 domain-containing protein: protein MRKIEKKKADQYFKIRTTLIVVFLAIGFLVSFGVAAFADVILETGATIMGMPAHYYMGAQGAVATFVILLFLNAVISDRIDKKFGIDEKQNVKLSGGGAEH, encoded by the coding sequence ATGCGGAAGATAGAGAAGAAGAAAGCAGACCAGTATTTCAAAATTCGTACAACTCTCATTGTCGTTTTTTTAGCAATTGGTTTCCTTGTATCTTTCGGAGTCGCTGCTTTTGCAGACGTCATCCTCGAAACAGGAGCTACGATTATGGGGATGCCCGCCCATTATTACATGGGGGCCCAGGGAGCTGTTGCCACCTTCGTAATTCTGCTCTTTTTAAACGCAGTGATCAGTGACCGGATCGATAAAAAATTCGGTATCGATGAAAAACAAAACGTTAAACTCAGCGGCGGCGGTGCGGAGCATTAA
- a CDS encoding MoxR family ATPase yields the protein MRAQREETAVTQPHIYRIIENVEKVVVGKRKEIELSFIALLSGGHVLLEDVPGVGKTMMVRAIAKSLGAEFKRIQFTPDLLPSDVTGVSVFNQKTLDFQFRRGPIMANIVLADEINRTSPKTQAALLEALEEGSVTTDGETRELQDPFFVMATQNPIEYGGTYPLPEAQLDRFLFKFKIGYPSREEELEVLNRVEKQHPIEKLEAVLSLDDLTDMQKQVLNVYVDETVKRYIIDLTTATRRHHAVYLGASPRASIALMKAGQAYAFMQGRDFVLPDDIKYLAPYALQHRIILNSDAKLSDISNERVIREVVDQVKIPVGRESGR from the coding sequence GTGAGAGCTCAACGTGAAGAAACGGCGGTTACGCAGCCGCATATTTATAGAATTATAGAAAATGTAGAAAAAGTCGTTGTAGGAAAGAGGAAGGAAATAGAGTTAAGTTTTATCGCGCTTCTCAGCGGTGGACATGTACTTCTCGAAGATGTCCCTGGTGTTGGGAAAACGATGATGGTTCGTGCTATAGCGAAATCACTCGGAGCTGAATTTAAACGAATTCAGTTTACGCCGGATCTTCTCCCATCTGACGTTACAGGAGTGTCTGTTTTCAACCAGAAAACACTGGACTTCCAGTTCCGCCGGGGACCAATCATGGCCAATATTGTACTTGCCGATGAAATTAACAGAACATCTCCGAAAACGCAGGCCGCTCTCCTTGAAGCGCTGGAAGAGGGAAGTGTTACAACAGATGGGGAAACAAGGGAGCTGCAGGATCCGTTCTTTGTGATGGCGACACAGAACCCAATAGAATACGGAGGGACATATCCTCTCCCGGAAGCACAGCTTGACAGGTTTTTGTTTAAATTTAAAATTGGGTATCCGTCAAGGGAAGAAGAGCTTGAGGTTCTGAACAGGGTGGAGAAACAGCATCCTATTGAAAAACTGGAGGCAGTCCTTTCATTAGATGATCTTACAGATATGCAAAAGCAAGTGCTGAATGTGTATGTTGATGAAACCGTTAAAAGATATATCATTGATCTGACTACTGCCACAAGAAGGCATCATGCTGTCTATCTCGGGGCCAGCCCCCGGGCTTCTATCGCCCTTATGAAGGCTGGCCAGGCCTATGCTTTTATGCAGGGCAGGGATTTTGTGCTTCCTGATGATATCAAATATCTGGCGCCGTATGCCCTTCAGCACAGGATAATATTGAATTCTGATGCAAAACTGTCGGATATATCTAATGAACGTGTGATAAGAGAGGTTGTCGATCAGGTGAAAATACCGGTTGGGAGAGAGTCAGGCCGATGA
- a CDS encoding DUF58 domain-containing protein translates to MKRSSLLHFLKLIFKIIFVAAVFGSLFSYAMFQGGFVSWFLFYTTTVLVILMLLYAAVPLGSFKVSREVEDNVIAGSELTVTVTIRRRLPFPFLYLSVKDEIGEELARILPGNDTRIIFYPGFKRELVYSYTVPEMQRGEYFFYGVTMETSDMFGIFHKRKFKALEEQLLVYPNYHNIEKWTAYEKHETETHISSMDFIEDITSVAGAREYVPGDKLTSIDWKVTARSSKLMTKEFEEFLGQNFLVILNNNLPDKSSGSYTAYEKGIELVTSLVLHANRKQLKLGLWTLGSSNKAFPVDTGTAHQKQIIYHLSKVQGDFGMDFASILKEYEKSIPYGTTLFIVSAELTDNMLETMRMLLSRRNQVYFCLISRGENDELEQKRFTQLRRYGAEAYILSGGNLDEAMDRAAAN, encoded by the coding sequence ATGAAGCGGAGCTCCCTCCTTCACTTTCTGAAACTAATTTTCAAAATTATTTTTGTGGCCGCAGTGTTTGGAAGTTTATTCAGTTACGCCATGTTCCAGGGAGGGTTTGTGAGCTGGTTCTTGTTTTACACAACGACTGTCCTGGTAATATTGATGCTCCTCTATGCCGCTGTACCACTTGGAAGTTTCAAAGTTTCAAGGGAAGTGGAAGACAATGTCATTGCCGGATCTGAACTGACAGTTACTGTAACAATACGCCGGAGACTGCCGTTCCCATTTCTTTATTTGTCTGTCAAAGACGAAATTGGAGAAGAACTGGCAAGGATCCTTCCTGGAAATGATACGAGAATAATCTTTTATCCCGGGTTTAAAAGGGAGCTTGTCTATTCCTATACGGTGCCGGAAATGCAAAGAGGCGAATACTTCTTTTATGGGGTAACCATGGAAACGAGTGATATGTTCGGCATCTTCCACAAAAGAAAATTTAAAGCACTGGAAGAGCAGCTTCTTGTTTATCCAAACTACCATAATATTGAGAAATGGACAGCTTACGAGAAACACGAAACAGAAACCCATATTTCCTCGATGGACTTTATTGAAGATATAACTTCTGTTGCAGGGGCACGGGAATATGTTCCGGGGGATAAACTTACGAGTATCGACTGGAAGGTTACTGCCCGGTCTTCCAAGTTGATGACAAAGGAATTTGAAGAATTCCTTGGCCAGAATTTTCTTGTAATCCTCAATAACAACCTGCCTGATAAAAGCTCAGGCAGCTATACCGCTTATGAAAAAGGGATTGAGCTGGTAACCTCCCTTGTCCTCCATGCCAACCGTAAGCAGCTGAAGCTTGGATTATGGACTTTGGGCAGCAGTAATAAAGCCTTTCCTGTTGATACAGGGACAGCCCACCAGAAACAGATTATTTACCATCTGTCAAAGGTCCAGGGGGATTTCGGAATGGATTTCGCCTCTATTCTGAAAGAGTATGAAAAAAGCATTCCATATGGGACGACTTTGTTTATCGTTTCAGCAGAGCTTACGGATAACATGCTGGAAACAATGAGGATGCTTCTCTCAAGAAGGAACCAGGTATATTTCTGTCTCATTAGCCGCGGTGAAAATGATGAACTGGAACAAAAGAGGTTTACACAGCTGCGGCGCTACGGTGCTGAAGCATATATTCTTTCTGGCGGCAATCTCGACGAGGCTATGGACAGAGCAGCCGCCAACTAG
- a CDS encoding transglutaminaseTgpA domain-containing protein: protein MKQMSGGKQNYSVTHLFIYILAMLLLWEWLRPIPTVTNTSFISVFVMFAFFSGALIYLRMPLKLIIPVLFAGAVFALHYIFGEGQFFSRDGGWETFKLFLSEASYNIRLIFSWELAALTDFFRTFLLLLLMALICYLLYFWLFHTKKVFFFLLATVVYITVLDTFTPVDASMAIIRIVVIGFFMLSLLHMLKIQEEEKAIGRSRKPHLSTAWMYTLILMILVAAAAGYTAPKYEPQWADPVPSFNKYVLGQEGTAGGTMRRVGYGENDERLGGGFVQDHATVFYAEAAEGSYWRGESKNEYTGHGWRSDPELEELPLDVAAGGISNLLFEADEEEEQQTVTIEMENEAGFSHFFYPGQMNGVHMNSIKHSVNGEQGNIEDLSFFSDGDTGKIAVRSGSDSVNLTEYLILYEEARFNINDLMEPTEEDPDHIRDVYLQLPDTLPERVTELAEEIVSEHDNRYDKVKAVESYFGENGFQYETSDVPVPGEDEDYVDQFLFETQYGYCDNFSTAMTVLLRAVDIPARWVKGYTEGEEIETLENGRKRYEVKNSNAHSWVEVYFPGTGWVPFEPTQGFSNNTEFYEEEEESSTEETTETEETDYPEMENQDDFIPPMEDYEGSDFGGGESSSSGISNTEFFTMKSVIISAAALLLAVFMYRKQNLLVNFYYTAKYRLFGKGETFAPAYERLLWILENEGLPRAEGETLREYAVRVDRVLNSAAMAQMTAAYERVYYGGKANEADWEEQRKHWEELVKSLKS from the coding sequence ATGAAACAAATGAGTGGGGGTAAACAGAACTATTCCGTCACACATTTATTTATATATATACTGGCAATGCTGCTTTTGTGGGAGTGGCTGCGGCCAATTCCTACTGTAACAAACACTTCCTTTATATCAGTCTTTGTTATGTTCGCTTTTTTCAGCGGAGCATTAATTTATTTGCGGATGCCCCTTAAATTAATCATCCCTGTACTTTTTGCGGGGGCAGTATTTGCATTACACTATATCTTTGGCGAAGGGCAGTTTTTTTCCAGAGATGGAGGATGGGAGACGTTTAAGCTGTTTCTTTCGGAAGCGTCCTATAATATCAGGCTGATTTTCTCATGGGAATTAGCAGCTTTAACTGACTTTTTCCGGACGTTTCTCCTTCTGCTCCTGATGGCATTGATTTGTTATTTACTTTACTTCTGGCTTTTCCATACAAAGAAAGTATTTTTCTTTCTGCTGGCTACGGTTGTATATATTACTGTACTCGATACATTTACTCCTGTGGACGCTTCAATGGCGATTATCAGAATAGTGGTTATTGGCTTTTTCATGCTTTCACTTCTGCACATGCTGAAAATCCAGGAGGAAGAAAAAGCGATCGGGCGTTCAAGAAAGCCACATTTGTCAACCGCATGGATGTATACACTGATCTTAATGATTCTCGTCGCAGCGGCTGCAGGTTATACCGCCCCGAAATATGAACCGCAATGGGCAGATCCGGTTCCATCCTTTAATAAATATGTTCTTGGACAGGAAGGGACTGCCGGAGGGACTATGAGGCGCGTAGGTTATGGGGAAAATGACGAAAGGCTGGGCGGTGGTTTTGTACAGGATCATGCTACTGTTTTTTACGCTGAAGCTGCTGAAGGCTCCTACTGGCGAGGAGAATCTAAAAATGAATATACCGGCCATGGCTGGAGATCTGATCCGGAACTGGAAGAACTTCCTCTGGATGTCGCGGCTGGCGGCATATCGAACCTTCTTTTTGAAGCCGATGAAGAGGAAGAGCAGCAGACGGTCACTATTGAAATGGAAAACGAAGCTGGGTTCAGCCACTTTTTCTATCCAGGACAGATGAACGGCGTTCACATGAACTCAATTAAGCATTCTGTTAATGGAGAACAAGGCAATATTGAAGATTTATCTTTCTTCAGTGATGGAGACACGGGGAAAATTGCTGTGAGATCAGGCAGCGACTCGGTTAACCTTACCGAATACCTGATCCTGTATGAAGAAGCTAGATTCAATATTAATGATCTAATGGAACCGACCGAAGAAGACCCGGATCATATAAGAGACGTGTATCTGCAGTTACCTGACACCCTGCCGGAAAGAGTAACAGAGCTGGCAGAGGAAATTGTTTCTGAGCATGATAACCGATATGACAAGGTAAAGGCAGTGGAGAGTTATTTCGGTGAAAATGGTTTCCAGTACGAAACATCCGATGTCCCTGTTCCAGGCGAAGACGAAGACTATGTGGATCAGTTCCTCTTCGAGACTCAGTACGGTTATTGTGACAATTTTTCAACTGCTATGACTGTTTTGCTTCGTGCCGTGGATATCCCTGCACGCTGGGTAAAAGGCTATACAGAAGGCGAAGAGATTGAAACTCTGGAAAATGGGAGAAAGCGTTATGAGGTGAAAAATTCTAACGCACATTCCTGGGTAGAGGTTTATTTCCCTGGCACTGGCTGGGTTCCATTTGAGCCGACTCAAGGCTTCTCTAATAACACGGAGTTTTATGAAGAAGAAGAGGAAAGCAGTACAGAAGAAACAACTGAGACAGAAGAAACGGATTATCCTGAAATGGAAAACCAGGATGACTTTATCCCTCCAATGGAAGATTATGAAGGCTCCGACTTCGGGGGAGGAGAAAGCTCTTCTTCAGGCATTTCAAATACGGAGTTTTTCACCATGAAGTCCGTTATCATATCTGCTGCTGCTTTATTGCTTGCTGTGTTCATGTACAGAAAACAAAATCTTCTCGTGAACTTCTACTATACAGCTAAATACCGGTTGTTCGGAAAAGGAGAAACATTTGCTCCCGCGTACGAACGACTGTTATGGATCCTGGAAAACGAGGGGCTACCCCGAGCTGAAGGCGAAACACTGAGGGAATATGCTGTCAGGGTAGACAGAGTATTAAATTCTGCAGCGATGGCTCAGATGACAGCTGCATACGAAAGAGTATACTATGGCGGCAAAGCTAATGAGGCTGATTGGGAAGAGCAAAGAAAGCACTGGGAGGAACTGGTTAAGTCTTTGAAGTCTTGA
- the guaA gene encoding glutamine-hydrolyzing GMP synthase: protein MQEVNEKIIVLDFGGQYNQLIARRIRDLGVFSELRSHKITAEEIKEINPKGIIFSGGPGSVYADGAPRCDEKIFDLGIPVFGICYGMQLMTHHFKGSVEAANHREYGKAVININNKSKLYDGLPEEQSVWMSHGDLVTAPPEGFQVDAVNISCPVAAMSDESRKLYGVQFHPEVRNSEFGNEMLKNFIYNICECEGNWSMENFIDMEVEKVRELVGDRKVLCALSGGVDSSVVAALIHQAIGDQLTCMFIDHGLLRKGEAESVMKTFSEGFDMNVIKIDAQDRFLSKLNGVKDPEQKRKIIGNEFIYVFDEEAQELKDIDFLAQGTLYTDIIESGTETAQTIKSHHNVGGLPEDMRFTLIEPLNTLFKDEVRAVGTELGLPDEIVWRQPFPGPGLGIRVLGEITEEKLEIVRESDAILREEIKKAGLDREIWQYFTALPDMRSVGVMGDARTYDYTVGVRAVTSIDGMTSDWARIPYDVLEIISTRIVNEVKNVNRVVYDITSKPPSTIEWE from the coding sequence ATGCAGGAAGTGAATGAGAAAATTATTGTACTGGACTTTGGGGGACAGTACAACCAGCTGATTGCGCGCCGGATACGGGATCTTGGAGTATTCAGTGAACTGCGTTCACACAAAATTACCGCAGAAGAAATCAAGGAAATAAACCCTAAAGGGATCATATTTTCAGGAGGGCCTGGAAGTGTGTACGCTGATGGCGCACCTCGCTGCGATGAGAAAATCTTTGATTTAGGCATACCCGTATTTGGAATATGTTACGGCATGCAGCTCATGACGCATCATTTTAAAGGTTCTGTGGAAGCTGCCAACCACCGGGAGTATGGTAAAGCAGTCATTAATATCAACAATAAGAGCAAGCTGTATGATGGACTCCCTGAAGAGCAGTCTGTCTGGATGAGCCATGGTGATCTCGTAACAGCACCTCCTGAAGGATTCCAGGTAGATGCTGTTAACATTTCCTGCCCTGTAGCGGCAATGAGCGATGAAAGCAGAAAGCTGTATGGTGTTCAATTCCACCCGGAAGTAAGGAATTCCGAATTTGGCAATGAAATGCTAAAAAACTTCATTTATAATATTTGCGAGTGTGAAGGAAACTGGTCAATGGAGAATTTCATTGATATGGAAGTGGAAAAAGTAAGGGAGCTTGTAGGGGACCGTAAAGTGCTTTGCGCTCTCAGCGGAGGGGTTGATTCCTCTGTTGTCGCGGCACTGATCCACCAGGCTATCGGAGACCAGCTCACTTGTATGTTCATCGATCACGGTCTGCTTCGTAAAGGAGAAGCAGAAAGTGTTATGAAAACTTTCTCTGAAGGTTTTGATATGAATGTTATAAAGATTGATGCACAGGATCGCTTCCTTTCAAAATTAAACGGGGTAAAAGACCCGGAACAGAAACGTAAAATCATCGGTAATGAGTTTATTTATGTTTTCGATGAAGAAGCGCAAGAACTTAAAGACATTGACTTCCTTGCACAGGGAACGTTATATACAGATATTATTGAGAGTGGAACTGAGACGGCCCAGACGATTAAATCCCACCATAATGTGGGCGGGCTTCCGGAAGACATGAGATTTACATTGATTGAACCTTTAAATACTTTGTTTAAAGACGAAGTGCGCGCTGTGGGAACAGAACTGGGGCTGCCGGATGAAATCGTATGGCGCCAGCCGTTTCCTGGACCGGGGCTTGGTATCCGTGTCCTTGGTGAAATCACAGAAGAAAAGCTCGAAATCGTCCGGGAATCGGATGCGATTTTACGGGAAGAAATCAAAAAGGCCGGGCTTGACCGGGAAATCTGGCAGTACTTCACAGCCCTTCCGGATATGCGGAGTGTTGGGGTTATGGGAGATGCGAGAACGTATGACTACACTGTGGGCGTTCGGGCTGTAACCTCTATTGATGGAATGACTTCTGACTGGGCGCGTATCCCGTATGATGTATTAGAAATTATCTCTACGCGAATTGTTAACGAGGTTAAAAATGTAAACCGGGTTGTCTATGATATTACATCAAAGCCACCTTCCACAATCGAGTGGGAATAA
- a CDS encoding NCS2 family permease, giving the protein MERYFRFQELGTNYKKETLGGLTTFLAMAYILFVNPLILSGAGMDEGAVYVATALAAALGTIIMGVVARYPIALAPGMGLNAFFTYSVVLGMGIPWETALLGVFLSGIVFIIITLVGIREVIINAIPAELKYAAAAGIGLFIAFIGLQGAGIVVVSEATLVQIGDLGHGPTLLAIFGVVITVIFMTLGLRGGIFYGMIVTALVGVIFQVVPTPNQIVGSIPSLAPTFGAAFAPFGEMALSEIFTFNLLIVILTFLFVDFFDTAGTLYAVANQAGFVKDNKLPRAQRALLADSSATSIGAILGTSTTTAYIESSSGIAAGARTGFASIVTGALFLVALLFSPLLVVITEEVTAPALIIVGILMASSLSQIDWKRFEIAVPAFLTVILMPLTYSIATGIALGFIMYPITMICKGKGKEVHPIMYGMFFVFILYFVFLGE; this is encoded by the coding sequence ATGGAACGATACTTTCGTTTTCAGGAGTTAGGTACGAATTATAAAAAAGAAACATTGGGAGGACTAACAACTTTCCTCGCAATGGCGTATATTCTATTTGTTAACCCACTTATATTAAGCGGGGCAGGGATGGACGAAGGAGCTGTGTATGTTGCTACCGCCCTTGCCGCAGCATTGGGTACGATAATCATGGGGGTAGTTGCCCGTTATCCAATCGCTCTTGCTCCAGGGATGGGGCTGAACGCGTTCTTTACCTATTCAGTAGTTTTAGGAATGGGGATTCCGTGGGAAACAGCTTTGTTAGGTGTATTCTTATCTGGTATTGTTTTTATCATTATTACTCTTGTTGGAATTCGTGAAGTAATTATTAATGCAATCCCTGCAGAACTTAAGTATGCAGCAGCAGCTGGTATTGGTTTGTTCATTGCCTTTATCGGGCTTCAGGGAGCTGGAATTGTAGTAGTATCTGAAGCTACGCTTGTCCAGATCGGCGATTTAGGACATGGGCCAACACTGCTGGCAATATTCGGTGTAGTAATAACTGTTATTTTCATGACCCTCGGCTTACGAGGCGGGATTTTTTACGGAATGATCGTTACTGCATTAGTGGGAGTTATTTTCCAGGTTGTTCCGACACCAAATCAGATTGTCGGTTCGATTCCAAGCCTGGCGCCTACATTCGGTGCGGCATTTGCACCATTTGGGGAAATGGCTCTTTCAGAAATCTTTACATTCAATTTATTAATCGTCATTTTAACTTTCCTTTTCGTAGACTTCTTTGATACTGCAGGAACTCTTTACGCGGTAGCTAACCAGGCAGGTTTTGTTAAAGATAACAAGCTTCCAAGAGCGCAGCGGGCTTTGCTCGCAGATTCATCCGCTACGTCCATCGGGGCTATCCTGGGAACTTCAACAACGACTGCCTATATTGAGTCTTCCTCAGGAATCGCAGCAGGTGCAAGAACTGGATTCGCTTCCATCGTTACAGGGGCATTGTTCCTGGTTGCTTTGCTCTTCTCGCCGTTACTGGTGGTCATTACAGAGGAGGTAACAGCCCCTGCTCTTATCATTGTAGGTATACTCATGGCGTCTTCTTTATCACAGATTGACTGGAAACGATTTGAGATTGCTGTTCCAGCCTTCCTGACGGTAATATTAATGCCGCTCACATACAGTATCGCTACAGGTATCGCTTTAGGCTTTATCATGTACCCGATAACAATGATCTGTAAAGGAAAGGGGAAAGAAGTACATCCAATTATGTATGGTATGTTCTTCGTCTTTATCCTCTACTTCGTCTTTTTAGGGGAATAA
- a CDS encoding type III polyketide synthase, producing MPAILSVSTEVPEFKISQRETEAVVRELFKDSFQDIDRLLRIFNNGQIESRNFVVPKEWFENNHSFEEKNNLYIEKSVELGKEAIVKCLQNEVHLNKRIDEEEIDAVFFVSSSGLATPTIDARIMNKMSFSPHVKRVPLWGLGCAGGGAGLSRAYEYCLAYPSAKVLVLCIELCSITFQRNDTRKSNLVGTSLFADGVACALLAGDDVVKEEQLHKGPVPFITGTQSTLMPDSEDVMGWDINNEGMQVIFSRDIPSIIQDWLKPNVEKFLEKQDVNFTDITHFVAHPGGKKVLEAYEKALGYTSEKTDVSRKILKSHGNMSSPTVLYVLKEFMDGEIQTGDIGLMAALGPGFSSELLQLEWKEEV from the coding sequence ATGCCTGCAATTTTATCTGTAAGTACTGAAGTACCTGAGTTTAAAATCTCCCAGCGGGAAACTGAGGCGGTAGTAAGGGAGTTATTTAAAGACAGCTTTCAGGATATAGACAGGCTGTTGCGGATTTTTAACAACGGGCAGATTGAATCCCGTAATTTTGTCGTGCCTAAGGAGTGGTTTGAAAACAACCACAGTTTTGAGGAAAAAAATAATCTCTACATAGAAAAGTCAGTTGAGCTAGGCAAAGAGGCAATCGTGAAATGCCTGCAAAATGAGGTCCACCTTAATAAAAGGATCGACGAAGAGGAAATAGACGCTGTATTTTTTGTTTCCAGCTCCGGTCTTGCCACCCCGACAATTGATGCAAGAATCATGAATAAAATGTCCTTTTCTCCCCACGTGAAAAGGGTGCCATTATGGGGGCTGGGATGTGCCGGCGGTGGGGCAGGACTGAGCAGAGCTTATGAGTATTGTCTTGCTTATCCGTCAGCAAAAGTGCTTGTATTGTGTATCGAGCTTTGCAGTATCACTTTTCAGAGAAATGACACAAGGAAAAGCAATCTTGTAGGAACTTCCTTATTCGCAGATGGGGTAGCATGTGCGCTGCTTGCCGGCGATGACGTTGTTAAAGAGGAGCAGCTGCATAAAGGGCCTGTTCCATTTATCACTGGGACACAGTCTACATTAATGCCTGACAGTGAAGATGTCATGGGCTGGGATATTAATAATGAAGGAATGCAGGTTATTTTTTCACGGGATATTCCTTCCATCATTCAGGACTGGCTAAAACCGAATGTTGAGAAGTTTCTTGAAAAACAAGATGTGAATTTCACTGATATTACTCATTTTGTCGCCCATCCAGGAGGAAAGAAAGTTCTGGAAGCTTACGAAAAGGCATTAGGCTATACCTCTGAAAAAACAGATGTGTCGAGAAAAATATTGAAAAGCCATGGTAATATGTCTTCGCCGACAGTATTATATGTACTGAAGGAATTTATGGATGGTGAAATTCAGACAGGAGATATTGGTTTAATGGCAGCACTCGGCCCAGGCTTCAGTTCTGAACTTCTTCAGCTTGAATGGAAGGAGGAAGTTTGA
- a CDS encoding isoprenylcysteine carboxyl methyltransferase family protein: MLTAFWFLLVLVVIQRLVEVMVAKRNEKQMKAAGAKEFGADHYKWIVLMHVAFFTSLIMEVTIGGIGLIPFWPIVLAVFILAQAGRFWALLSLGRFWNTKIIVLPGADLVKKGPYKWVSHPNYWIVAIEILTLPLLFEAYITAVLFTVLNAALLLTVRIPKEEEALKWAVKQEREGNYNH, translated from the coding sequence ATGCTCACAGCATTCTGGTTCTTGTTAGTGTTAGTGGTTATACAGCGGCTTGTGGAGGTAATGGTAGCGAAACGGAATGAAAAACAAATGAAGGCTGCGGGGGCGAAGGAATTCGGAGCTGATCATTATAAGTGGATCGTCCTCATGCATGTGGCATTTTTCACTTCTCTTATTATGGAAGTTACAATCGGGGGAATCGGTCTGATTCCGTTCTGGCCAATAGTTCTGGCTGTTTTTATTCTGGCGCAGGCAGGCAGGTTTTGGGCGCTTCTTTCTCTCGGCCGGTTCTGGAATACAAAAATAATCGTCCTCCCGGGGGCGGATCTTGTCAAAAAAGGGCCGTATAAATGGGTCAGCCATCCGAATTACTGGATTGTCGCAATTGAAATACTTACTTTGCCGTTGTTATTTGAAGCGTATATAACAGCGGTGCTCTTTACGGTTCTTAATGCTGCGCTTCTTCTCACAGTACGGATCCCAAAAGAGGAAGAGGCGTTAAAGTGGGCAGTGAAACAGGAGCGTGAGGGAAATTATAATCATTAA
- a CDS encoding NETI motif-containing protein, whose translation MEKKRNKQKFYVEDGETIDDCLNRMKEEGYMPVRRMEEPVLKEIKKNGKTEIEVAEQKIVFEGKLVK comes from the coding sequence ATGGAGAAAAAAAGAAATAAGCAAAAGTTTTATGTGGAGGACGGGGAAACAATTGACGACTGCCTGAATCGGATGAAAGAGGAAGGCTATATGCCGGTCAGGAGAATGGAAGAACCTGTCCTTAAAGAAATTAAGAAAAACGGCAAAACGGAAATCGAAGTGGCTGAGCAAAAAATTGTTTTTGAAGGCAAACTGGTTAAATGA